The proteins below come from a single Chryseobacterium sp. MA9 genomic window:
- a CDS encoding TonB-dependent siderophore receptor, whose product MKKKVLSVLLLSVALWMNAQEKDSLNQKKIEEVVITGQYMQQSINKSIYKVDVIDAEQIKNMAATNVAEVLNQSLNIQITPDTRSGNSTANIMGLNGDYVKILIDNIPVVGDTGLGSNIDLTKITLSNIERIEIVKGSMGVEYGNGAVAGVINIITKKTGTKKVSVRGSVQEETVRDNYDLKKRGNGRHIQNLNIDYNISNEWFASINFNHNQFMGYEGESKGYKYFGQDNQRGYDWNPKDQYDASALLRYTKNKTTFFYKLSYLNEKFNFYNPEVSRNPLNDGMGGVSYESRDRKYNTDRWVHQFNIQTNLGHIRYMGDFSYQNQDRKYYDYNYDIPNRAIKSRQDEKSYYKTDVIYSRGMFSNFLDSKVFDFQLGYELDYTNGYAALIAGDFFGEAVKRKIFTYSNFLSAEWNVSDKFSLRPGVRLSLSENFNNQYNYSLSARYKTSENSNLRAIIGSANRFPKYDELYTYFVNLNHDVQGNPDLNPEKGFSAGLFWNQNFSVDNGWKIAYGVDALYLDVRDRIEMVMVKEPSTYKYMNLNTYKNLLFSANVDFRKDQFALSLRGSVNGTSVSMNELKSSSPTDFQYLVQAGASATYKLKNTDTNFALYYKFTGPDRIYVSDGTGGFRLGKVDSFHMMDFIVSQPFWNKHFEISAGVKNIFDVTRLNSTAVAGSAHAAANGVVNLYYGRSYFARLMFQF is encoded by the coding sequence ATGAAGAAGAAAGTGCTTTCCGTTCTATTATTATCCGTAGCCTTATGGATGAATGCGCAAGAAAAGGATTCTCTTAATCAAAAGAAAATTGAAGAAGTTGTTATTACAGGACAGTACATGCAGCAGTCTATTAATAAATCGATATATAAGGTTGATGTTATTGATGCAGAACAGATTAAAAATATGGCAGCGACTAATGTTGCCGAGGTTTTAAATCAAAGTCTTAACATACAAATCACTCCAGATACCCGTTCAGGAAATTCTACCGCCAATATCATGGGACTTAATGGAGATTATGTAAAGATCCTTATAGATAATATTCCGGTAGTAGGAGATACAGGGCTGGGAAGCAATATTGACCTTACCAAAATTACCCTAAGCAATATCGAAAGAATTGAAATTGTAAAAGGAAGTATGGGTGTTGAATATGGAAACGGCGCTGTTGCCGGGGTGATCAATATTATTACAAAGAAAACCGGTACAAAGAAAGTAAGTGTAAGAGGCTCTGTACAGGAAGAAACAGTAAGAGACAATTATGATCTTAAGAAAAGAGGGAACGGAAGACATATTCAGAACCTGAATATAGATTATAATATCAGCAACGAATGGTTTGCAAGCATCAATTTCAACCATAATCAGTTTATGGGATATGAAGGTGAAAGCAAAGGCTACAAATATTTCGGACAGGACAATCAGAGAGGATATGACTGGAACCCGAAAGACCAGTATGATGCCTCTGCATTGCTAAGGTATACAAAAAATAAAACAACATTTTTCTACAAACTGTCCTATCTTAATGAAAAATTTAACTTCTACAACCCAGAAGTAAGCCGGAATCCGCTTAATGACGGGATGGGTGGAGTATCTTATGAGAGCAGAGACAGAAAGTATAATACGGACCGCTGGGTGCATCAGTTTAATATTCAGACCAATCTGGGACATATCCGATACATGGGGGACTTCTCCTATCAGAATCAGGACAGAAAATATTATGACTACAATTACGATATTCCGAACAGAGCAATAAAGAGCCGTCAGGACGAAAAATCTTACTATAAAACAGACGTTATCTACTCAAGAGGAATGTTCAGTAATTTTCTGGATAGTAAAGTTTTTGATTTCCAGCTGGGGTATGAGTTAGATTACACTAATGGTTATGCTGCTTTGATTGCCGGAGACTTCTTTGGTGAAGCGGTAAAAAGAAAGATATTTACCTATTCCAATTTCCTTTCTGCAGAATGGAACGTTTCAGACAAATTCTCTTTAAGACCGGGAGTAAGACTTTCCCTTAGTGAGAACTTCAACAATCAGTACAACTACTCTTTATCAGCAAGATATAAAACTTCTGAGAACTCAAATCTTAGAGCCATCATAGGATCGGCAAATCGCTTCCCTAAATATGATGAGCTGTACACCTATTTTGTAAATCTTAACCATGATGTACAGGGAAATCCAGATTTAAATCCAGAAAAAGGATTCTCAGCAGGCCTTTTCTGGAACCAGAACTTTTCAGTGGATAATGGCTGGAAAATCGCTTACGGAGTGGATGCATTATATCTGGATGTGCGTGACAGGATTGAAATGGTAATGGTAAAAGAACCTTCTACCTACAAATACATGAATCTTAATACCTATAAAAATCTATTATTCTCAGCCAATGTAGATTTTAGAAAAGATCAGTTTGCCCTGTCTTTAAGAGGTTCGGTAAACGGAACATCTGTATCAATGAATGAATTAAAATCCTCTTCTCCTACAGACTTCCAGTATTTAGTACAGGCAGGAGCTTCAGCAACTTATAAACTGAAAAATACCGATACAAATTTTGCCCTTTACTATAAATTCACAGGTCCGGACAGAATTTATGTGTCTGACGGAACAGGTGGTTTCCGCCTGGGAAAAGTAGACAGCTTTCATATGATGGATTTTATCGTAAGCCAGCCTTTCTGGAATAAGCATTTTGAAATCTCCGCTGGGGTAAAAAATATATTTGATGTAACAAGATTAAACTCTACAGCAGTTGCAGGTTCAGCCCATGCAGCAGCGAATGGGGTTGTTAATTTATACTATGGCAGAAGCTATTTTGCCCGATTAATGTTTCAATTTTAA